The following proteins are encoded in a genomic region of Brachypodium distachyon strain Bd21 chromosome 1, Brachypodium_distachyon_v3.0, whole genome shotgun sequence:
- the LOC100830065 gene encoding uncharacterized protein LOC100830065: MSSEDVRKVRNLIEGCLQLYMNQKEVVDTLSLEAKIEPSFTEFVWQKLEEENREFFKAYYLRLMLKNQIRAFNKLLEDQFQLMSKNYSSGGPSMPLTNGSNSTTLKQNSCFLPESAPVSAMPNGVMGNGSSGGLVNGTASSDQLIYAGKDIHGLHSGMDASTSVLSAQNAASAVLFGADNGTTIKTESGYSSNADFAFCGNAFLESCQSIGDASGGSFSSSELNGQPLNDSIMDMESSSFGFFSQIPRNFSFSDLSEGFNQNAEILENYGRPPFLSSEPNNLSDSTGGEQTG, encoded by the exons atgTCAAGCGAGGACGTCCGCAAG GTCCGAAATCTTATAGAGGGTTGCCTTCAGCTGTATATGAACCAGAAAGAAGTGGTTGATACTCTCTCCCTTGAGGCAAAGATAGAACCAAGCTTTACTGAATTTG TTTGGCAAAAACTTGAGGAAGAGAACCGCGAGTTTTTTAAGGCTTATTATTTGAGGCTGATGCTTAAGAATCAAATAAGGGCCTTCAATAAGCTTCTTGAGGATCAGTTCCAGCTTATGAGTAAAAACTATTCTTCAGGCGGCCCTTCTATGCCCCTTACTAATGGCTCCAACTCCACCACAT TGAAGCAAAATTCATGCTTTTTGCCAGAGTCTGCTCCTGTATCTGCAATGCCAAATGGTGTAATGGGCAATGGAAGTTCAGGTGGTTTAGTAAATGGCACAGCATCTAGTGATCAGTTAATTTATGCTGGTAAAGACATTCATGGTCTTCATAGTGGCATGGATGCTTCAACAAGTGTGCTGTCAGCACAGAATGCTGCATCTGCTGTGCTGTTTGGCGCAGACAATGGTACAACAATAAAGACGGAGTCAGGCTATTCGAGCAATGCTGATTTTGCTTTCTGTGGGAATGCTTTCCTGGAATCATGCCAATCAATTGGTGATGCCTCTGGCGGATCCTTTAGCAGCTCAGAGTTGAACGGGCAACCATTGAATGATTCAATTATGGATATGGAGTCGTCATCATTTGGCTTCTTTAGCCAGATCCCCCGGAATTTTAGCTTTTCAGACTTATCAGAGGGTTTCAACCAAAATGCAG AAATATTAGAGAATTATGGCAGGCCACCATTTCTCTCTTCTGAGCCAAATAACTTGTCAGATTCTACTGGTGGAGA